In Aphanothece sacrum FPU1, a single genomic region encodes these proteins:
- a CDS encoding ferritin-like domain-containing protein, protein MKELDRDKTTELLNTIMEYELAGVVRYTHYSLMVTGPHRIPIVQFFQQQANESLLHAQQAGEILTGLEGHPSLKIAPMEETYEHSLHTILTESLNHEKKALDLYKELLEAVQDASIYIEEFARGMIGQEEVHNIELKKMLRDYV, encoded by the coding sequence ATGAAAGAACTTGATCGTGACAAAACTACAGAACTCCTCAATACAATTATGGAGTATGAACTAGCTGGAGTTGTTCGCTATACTCACTATAGTTTGATGGTAACAGGGCCCCATCGTATCCCCATTGTGCAGTTTTTTCAACAACAAGCTAATGAATCCTTACTTCACGCTCAACAAGCAGGAGAAATTCTAACCGGATTAGAAGGTCATCCTAGCTTAAAAATTGCCCCAATGGAAGAAACTTATGAGCATAGTTTACACACCATTCTAACCGAAAGTCTTAATCATGAAAAGAAAGCCTTAGACTTGTATAAAGAATTATTAGAAGCGGTACAAGATGCAAGTATCTACATTGAAGAATTTGCTCGTGGGATGATTGGCCAAGAAGAAGTTCATAATATTGAACTAAAAAAAATGCTGCGAGATTATGTATAA
- a CDS encoding tetratricopeptide repeat protein codes for MTAMIKNVSNNVIDNYIERVTELSQSSQHIPTTEELETIAAELGIDPQEIQAAQKQSHDHFIRAQGYMRLKHWDDAIAELQEAVVFNPSNLDMLLGLAMAHLGRWDIKHSKEDENNIRLRIRQCLAIKPDCEDALNLLSRLSNAVQWRNRILAGVAVVFGGVIIGVGGFFFFNDGLPNPFQKQSKLELLEQRMTAEIATLRQQQQAFSQQILANQTNNEQLNQRNLDELQSRFNKLETQLQELEKKVQQIEQSSNQNSPLPPN; via the coding sequence ATGACAGCCATGATAAAAAATGTCTCTAATAATGTCATTGATAATTATATTGAGCGTGTCACAGAATTAAGTCAATCGAGTCAGCATATTCCAACTACTGAAGAATTAGAAACTATCGCGGCTGAATTAGGTATTGACCCCCAAGAAATTCAGGCGGCGCAAAAACAATCTCATGATCATTTTATTCGCGCTCAAGGTTATATGCGCCTTAAACATTGGGATGATGCGATCGCAGAACTTCAAGAAGCAGTAGTTTTTAATCCCTCTAATTTAGATATGTTATTAGGGTTAGCAATGGCTCATTTAGGGCGTTGGGACATCAAACATAGTAAAGAGGATGAAAATAATATTCGCCTGAGAATTCGTCAGTGTCTGGCAATTAAACCTGACTGTGAAGACGCTCTTAATTTACTATCTCGGTTGTCTAATGCTGTTCAATGGCGTAATCGCATTTTAGCAGGAGTTGCAGTTGTTTTTGGTGGGGTAATTATTGGGGTAGGTGGCTTTTTTTTCTTCAATGATGGTTTACCTAATCCCTTTCAAAAACAGTCTAAGCTTGAGCTTTTAGAACAGAGAATGACTGCTGAAATTGCTACGTTACGACAACAACAACAAGCCTTTTCTCAACAGATTCTAGCTAATCAAACAAATAATGAGCAGCTTAATCAAAGGAATTTAGATGAGTTACAAAGTCGCTTTAATAAACTAGAAACACAACTGCAAGAACTAGAGAAAAAAGTTCAGCAAATAGAACAATCTTCTAATCAAAATTCCCCTTTACCTCCTAACTAA
- a CDS encoding IS4 family transposase, which produces MLPEIYNNHLTKYLKKSEYLILLIMIELVQVYRKIRFYELASYFPSPILFESKRKKLKRFFEIPCLTIEGVWIPIIKQWLKQSFSTGDVLHIAIDRTQWGLINILMVSLVIDNRGIPLYFELLDHIGNSNFDTQKSILARILLFLKEYKIVVLGDREFCSVELAKWLHGQKRVYYALRLKKSNYIEVEKEMWTRLKDLGLSSGMSLFYQGVKVTKTKGFIGSNIVAKWKKKYRGIETKEAWFIITNLTSIDETIDAYKKRFCIEEMFRDFKKGGYDLERTKLTGHRLTSLIILITLAYSMATFSGKIIKEKGLAKYVGRVRKNKKMRRRHSNFYIGLHGKDWVDSCDLFTVEAQALMQLSPEKRAYYRRGRRAISLIKSSL; this is translated from the coding sequence ATGTTACCAGAAATTTATAACAACCATTTAACAAAGTATCTGAAAAAATCGGAATATTTAATACTGTTAATCATGATAGAATTAGTGCAAGTATATAGGAAAATTAGGTTTTATGAGTTAGCTAGTTATTTTCCCAGTCCCATTTTATTTGAAAGTAAGAGAAAAAAGTTAAAACGGTTTTTCGAGATTCCTTGTTTGACAATTGAAGGAGTATGGATACCTATCATAAAACAGTGGTTAAAGCAATCATTTAGTACAGGAGATGTCTTACATATTGCCATAGATAGAACCCAATGGGGGTTGATTAATATTTTGATGGTAAGTCTGGTAATTGATAATAGAGGAATTCCCTTATATTTTGAGTTGCTAGATCACATCGGTAATAGTAACTTTGACACACAGAAAAGTATATTAGCCCGAATATTACTCTTTCTAAAAGAATATAAAATAGTTGTCTTAGGGGATAGAGAATTCTGCTCAGTTGAACTAGCAAAATGGTTACATGGACAAAAAAGAGTTTATTATGCACTCAGATTGAAGAAAAGCAACTATATTGAAGTAGAAAAGGAAATGTGGACGCGACTAAAAGATTTAGGATTATCTTCAGGAATGTCTTTATTTTATCAAGGAGTTAAAGTTACGAAAACAAAAGGATTTATAGGCAGTAATATAGTGGCGAAATGGAAAAAGAAGTATAGAGGAATAGAGACAAAAGAAGCTTGGTTTATTATCACAAATTTAACCAGTATTGATGAGACGATTGACGCTTATAAAAAGAGATTTTGTATTGAGGAAATGTTTCGGGATTTTAAGAAAGGTGGTTATGATTTAGAAAGAACGAAATTAACAGGACATCGCCTTACTTCCTTAATTATATTGATTACTCTAGCTTATTCAATGGCAACATTTTCTGGAAAAATTATTAAAGAGAAAGGATTGGCAAAATATGTGGGGAGAGTCAGAAAAAACAAGAAAATGCGACGGAGACACAGTAACTTTTATATCGGTCTTCATGGAAAAGATTGGGTTGACTCTTGTGATTTATTTACCGTTGAAGCCCAGGCATTAATGCAATTAAGCCCCGAAAAACGCGCCTATTATCGACGAGGACGACGGGCTATATCCCTGATTAAGTCTAGCTTATAG
- a CDS encoding M1 family metallopeptidase: protein MSIKNLDSENNNRKFELPGATPHYNPDRPGQVNHIFLDLSLNIPHKSFQGTCTITLTPVRSGINQLTLDAVDLDIQSVLINNISQPFNYNREQLTIHLLQPTQEEPIKITINYQVNQPQRGIYFVGSDEYYPNKPTQVWTQGEDEDSRFWFPCFDYPGQLATSEIRVTVPNNFTAISNGELIATEIIGDKIIYHWLQKQIHPTYLMTLAVGEFSEIKDKYQDIDVTYYVEKGREEQGRISMGKTPRMIEFFSAKFGYLYAYPKYAQVCVDDFIFGGMENTSTTLLTDRCLLDERAAIDNQWTESLVAHELAHQWFGDLVVIKHWSHAWIKEGMASYSEVLWTEQEYGKDDAAYYLLKEARSYLDEDSSRYRRPIVTHIYREAIELYDRHLYEKGACVYHMIRGILGEELFDQAIHTFVNENAHKTVETIDLLRAIEQSTGYNLLYLFDQYVFRGGHPDYKVTYSWDADNTLAKLTVTQTQIKDKNNENKELFDLKIPIGFGYIDDNKAIKTLTIRLNEPQQSFYFPLENKPDFISFDVNNYFLKTVELEYPIAELKAQLKHDPDPVSRIYAATALAKKGNLEAIKSLEESLTKDPFWGVRFEAAKQLGKVKLDQAGEALIKGLNDENARVRRAVIESLQEIKTLVSYQTLKSHLEQGDASYYVEAQTARSLGSILSGTLKEKEEEVIELLNQVLTTKSGWNEVVRAGAIGGLSQLKTSDNAVDIIAKYTKLGIPQPLRLAAIRALGTVSTGQTSNKLQEIIDILEGISQETFFLTQVAITSALGQMETPKAIRILQSLADRTPDGRVRRAAEEAVKKVQKKLGSDQGLKELREELDKLKEENQELKSRLANLEAKNS, encoded by the coding sequence ATGAGTATTAAAAATTTAGACAGTGAAAACAATAACCGTAAATTTGAATTACCTGGAGCTACCCCTCACTATAACCCAGATCGTCCTGGACAAGTTAATCATATTTTTCTAGATTTATCTTTAAATATTCCGCACAAAAGCTTTCAAGGAACCTGTACAATTACCTTAACTCCTGTTCGCAGTGGAATCAATCAATTAACCCTCGATGCTGTAGATTTAGATATTCAGTCTGTATTAATTAATAATATTAGTCAGCCTTTCAATTATAACCGAGAACAGTTAACTATTCATCTTCTACAACCGACACAAGAAGAACCGATTAAAATAACTATTAATTATCAAGTCAACCAACCTCAAAGGGGTATATATTTTGTCGGATCAGACGAATATTATCCCAACAAACCTACACAAGTTTGGACGCAAGGAGAAGACGAAGATTCTCGCTTTTGGTTTCCTTGTTTTGATTATCCTGGACAACTAGCAACCTCAGAAATTAGAGTAACAGTTCCTAATAATTTTACGGCCATTTCTAATGGAGAGTTAATCGCCACAGAAATCATCGGAGACAAGATAATTTATCATTGGTTACAAAAACAAATCCATCCTACCTATTTAATGACCTTAGCAGTAGGAGAATTTAGTGAAATCAAAGACAAATATCAAGACATTGATGTTACCTATTATGTAGAAAAAGGACGAGAAGAACAAGGCAGAATAAGTATGGGGAAAACACCTCGTATGATTGAGTTTTTCTCAGCTAAATTTGGTTATCTTTATGCCTATCCTAAATATGCTCAAGTATGTGTAGATGACTTCATTTTTGGAGGGATGGAAAATACCTCTACTACCCTATTAACAGATCGCTGTTTATTAGATGAAAGAGCAGCCATTGATAATCAATGGACAGAAAGTTTAGTCGCTCATGAATTAGCCCATCAATGGTTTGGTGATTTAGTTGTTATTAAACATTGGTCACACGCTTGGATTAAAGAAGGAATGGCTTCTTATTCTGAGGTCTTATGGACAGAACAAGAATATGGAAAAGATGATGCTGCTTATTATTTATTAAAAGAAGCTAGAAGTTATTTAGATGAAGATTCATCCCGTTATCGTCGTCCCATTGTCACCCATATTTATCGAGAAGCAATTGAATTATATGACAGACATTTATACGAAAAAGGGGCCTGTGTTTATCACATGATACGGGGCATTTTAGGAGAAGAATTATTTGACCAAGCTATTCATACTTTTGTCAATGAAAATGCCCATAAAACTGTCGAAACTATTGATTTATTAAGGGCTATTGAACAATCAACTGGATATAATTTATTATATCTATTTGATCAATATGTGTTCCGAGGTGGACATCCTGACTATAAAGTAACCTATAGTTGGGATGCAGATAATACCCTGGCAAAACTTACTGTTACTCAAACACAAATCAAGGACAAAAACAATGAGAACAAAGAATTATTTGATCTAAAAATTCCTATTGGGTTTGGCTATATTGATGATAATAAAGCAATCAAAACTTTAACTATTCGTCTCAATGAACCACAACAAAGCTTTTATTTTCCCTTAGAAAATAAACCGGATTTTATCAGTTTTGACGTTAATAATTATTTTCTCAAAACCGTTGAATTAGAGTATCCTATTGCTGAATTAAAAGCCCAACTTAAACATGATCCTGATCCAGTTTCTCGAATTTATGCTGCGACTGCTTTAGCAAAAAAAGGAAATTTAGAAGCGATAAAATCTTTAGAAGAAAGCTTGACAAAAGATCCCTTTTGGGGGGTCAGATTTGAAGCAGCAAAACAACTAGGAAAAGTCAAATTAGATCAAGCAGGAGAAGCTTTAATTAAAGGATTAAATGATGAAAATGCAAGAGTGCGTCGTGCCGTTATAGAAAGCTTACAAGAAATCAAAACCTTGGTTAGTTATCAAACCTTAAAATCTCACTTAGAACAAGGAGATGCTAGTTATTATGTAGAAGCACAAACCGCCCGAAGTTTAGGGAGTATCTTATCAGGAACCTTAAAAGAAAAAGAAGAAGAAGTAATTGAATTATTAAACCAAGTATTAACTACAAAATCTGGCTGGAATGAAGTAGTAAGAGCAGGTGCAATTGGTGGATTAAGTCAACTAAAAACCTCTGATAATGCTGTTGATATCATTGCCAAGTATACTAAACTAGGAATCCCTCAACCATTAAGGTTAGCAGCAATTCGAGCATTAGGAACTGTTTCTACTGGACAAACTTCTAATAAATTACAAGAAATTATTGACATATTAGAGGGAATTTCTCAAGAAACTTTTTTCTTAACTCAAGTTGCTATTACGAGTGCATTGGGACAAATGGAAACCCCAAAAGCTATTCGTATTTTACAAAGTTTAGCTGACAGAACTCCCGATGGAAGGGTACGACGGGCCGCCGAAGAAGCTGTTAAGAAAGTGCAGAAAAAATTAGGATCAGATCAAGGACTAAAAGAATTAAGAGAAGAATTAGATAAACTCAAAGAAGAGAACCAAGAACTTAAGAGTCGTTTAGCTAATTTAGAAGCAAAAAATAGTTAA
- a CDS encoding carbon-nitrogen hydrolase family protein has translation MKSYLAAAIQMTSKPNLEKNLAEAEELIELAVRRGAELVGLPENFAFLGKEADKLAQAQDISLKAEKFLKTMAQRFQITILGGGFPVPVEADPTKAYNTAILVAPTGTELTRYQKVHLFDVDVPDGNTYRESSTVMAGQSLPSIYPSEQLGNLGLSICYDVRFPELYRHLSHQGADVLFIPAAFTAFTGKDHWQVLLQARAIENTCYVIAPAQTGNHYERRYTHGHAVIIDPWGMILADAGEKPGMAIAEINPTRLKQVRQQMPSLQHRVFV, from the coding sequence ATGAAATCTTATCTCGCTGCTGCCATTCAAATGACGAGTAAGCCTAACCTAGAAAAAAATTTGGCTGAGGCTGAAGAATTGATCGAACTTGCTGTGCGTCGGGGGGCGGAATTAGTCGGATTACCGGAAAACTTCGCTTTTTTGGGCAAAGAAGCAGATAAATTAGCACAAGCTCAAGATATCTCTCTCAAAGCTGAAAAATTTCTCAAAACAATGGCGCAACGCTTCCAGATTACCATTTTAGGAGGTGGCTTTCCCGTCCCCGTAGAGGCTGATCCCACAAAAGCTTACAATACCGCCATCTTAGTCGCTCCCACTGGGACAGAATTGACTCGTTACCAAAAAGTACATTTGTTTGATGTAGATGTTCCTGATGGCAATACTTATCGAGAGTCTAGCACGGTGATGGCTGGACAGAGTTTACCGAGTATTTATCCATCTGAGCAATTGGGCAATTTAGGGCTGTCTATTTGCTATGACGTGCGTTTTCCTGAATTATATCGTCATTTATCCCATCAAGGGGCGGATGTGTTATTTATTCCGGCAGCATTTACAGCTTTTACAGGCAAAGATCACTGGCAAGTTTTGTTACAAGCTAGGGCGATAGAGAACACCTGTTACGTTATTGCGCCCGCGCAAACGGGCAATCACTACGAAAGACGTTATACTCATGGCCATGCGGTTATTATTGACCCTTGGGGCATGATTTTAGCTGATGCAGGGGAAAAACCAGGCATGGCGATCGCAGAAATTAACCCTACTCGTCTTAAACAAGTGCGTCAACAAATGCCATCTTTGCAACATCGGGTATTTGTTTAA
- a CDS encoding FTR1 family iron permease, whose protein sequence is MDLSAALPTFVVTLREGFEAALVVGIVLACLKKVGQTQLNSWVYQGIGGGIVASVMLGFLLAGILQGVDSYQSIYTPVIKQILASLFGLIAVGMLSWMLIWMTQQGKSLKSEVEGEVKAALTEKIGAGKGVFLLVFIAVLREGFETILFIITKFQAGLIIPSLGAITGLITAAILGFFLFKLGVKINIRLFFKVMGIFLLLIVGGLVLSVLKHMDSAVLLLSQIDSSFASWCIIPGNSCLLGSLIWDGSQILPDKQFPGVILKALFGYRQTLYLGQIIVYLLFLGIIGNLYWQSLSDSSKEKPNINKSLEKVN, encoded by the coding sequence ATGGATTTAAGTGCCGCTTTGCCTACCTTTGTTGTCACTCTAAGAGAAGGATTTGAAGCTGCTTTAGTAGTGGGAATCGTTCTGGCTTGTTTAAAAAAAGTTGGACAAACTCAACTTAATTCCTGGGTATATCAAGGTATTGGTGGGGGAATTGTTGCTAGTGTAATGTTGGGCTTTCTTTTAGCAGGAATTCTGCAAGGAGTAGATAGTTATCAAAGTATCTATACCCCCGTCATTAAGCAAATTTTAGCCAGTCTATTTGGGTTAATAGCTGTTGGAATGCTCAGTTGGATGTTGATTTGGATGACACAACAAGGCAAGTCCTTAAAATCGGAGGTAGAAGGGGAGGTTAAAGCGGCATTAACCGAAAAAATAGGGGCGGGTAAAGGAGTTTTTTTACTGGTTTTTATCGCGGTTTTACGAGAAGGTTTTGAAACGATTTTGTTTATTATTACTAAGTTTCAAGCAGGTTTAATTATTCCTAGTTTAGGGGCAATTACTGGATTAATAACGGCGGCAATTTTAGGTTTTTTCTTGTTTAAATTAGGGGTAAAAATTAACATTCGTCTCTTTTTTAAAGTTATGGGAATCTTTCTCTTATTAATCGTTGGAGGATTAGTTCTCAGTGTGTTAAAACATATGGATAGTGCTGTGTTATTGCTATCTCAAATTGACTCAAGTTTTGCTAGTTGGTGTATTATACCTGGTAATTCTTGTTTATTAGGTTCATTAATTTGGGATGGTTCTCAAATTTTACCCGATAAACAATTTCCAGGAGTAATTTTAAAAGCCTTATTTGGTTATAGACAAACCCTATATTTAGGACAAATTATCGTCTATTTATTGTTTTTAGGCATTATCGGTAATCTTTACTGGCAAAGTTTATCTGATTCTTCAAAAGAGAAACCAAACATCAATAAATCCTTAGAAAAAGTGAATTAA
- a CDS encoding CBS domain-containing protein yields MTKTVADVMTPNPITVTPQTPLPEAIRILAEKRISGLPVVDDSGKLVGVISETDLMWQESGVEPPPYIMILDSVIYLQNPARHEKEIHKALGQTVGEVMSDHPISIKSSQSLKEAAHLLHEKKIRRLPVIDETNGQVIGILTQGDIIRTMAQS; encoded by the coding sequence ATGACCAAAACGGTTGCAGATGTAATGACCCCCAATCCGATTACGGTGACTCCCCAAACTCCCCTACCCGAAGCTATCCGAATTTTGGCGGAAAAGCGTATTAGTGGGTTGCCTGTGGTCGATGATTCAGGAAAATTGGTAGGCGTAATCTCAGAAACGGATTTAATGTGGCAAGAAAGCGGGGTCGAACCTCCTCCCTACATTATGATCCTTGATAGTGTGATTTATTTGCAAAATCCGGCTCGCCATGAAAAGGAAATTCATAAGGCTTTAGGTCAAACTGTTGGAGAAGTAATGAGTGATCATCCTATCAGTATTAAATCCTCTCAATCTCTTAAAGAAGCGGCTCATTTGTTACATGAAAAGAAAATTCGCCGTCTTCCTGTAATTGATGAAACTAATGGCCAAGTGATTGGCATTCTTACTCAAGGAGATATTATTCGTACAATGGCTCAAAGTTAA
- a CDS encoding PEP-CTERM sorting domain-containing protein — MKKTLISILSFIASLGIVSSAQAFSLYDEVSEGDLSNVGATPTQLGSLTLGNNLLRATFNRGINTDPDYFSFTIPQGQILTEIKLNSWNTSPFFEDIAFIGIEEGLSFDFVFSNTNNANPAAGLLGWSHLRSTQIGTDKILTEMALSNLDPISSGLAIVVNEEADNNPYTPEQIAQFPSGVTEDLLKANLRSAGTIGTTGSTVGWFPGATGFKLPLGPGNYSIWLRQGSDIRISVELDFNTQKVSEPRSVLGLTLVLGLGLVTVISKRKFN, encoded by the coding sequence ATGAAAAAAACTCTAATTAGTATCTTATCTTTTATTGCTAGTCTGGGAATAGTAAGTTCTGCTCAAGCTTTTTCTCTTTATGATGAAGTTTCAGAAGGAGATTTATCTAATGTTGGTGCAACTCCAACTCAACTGGGTTCTTTAACATTAGGAAACAATCTACTAAGAGCAACCTTTAATAGAGGAATTAATACAGATCCAGACTACTTTAGTTTTACTATTCCTCAAGGACAAATACTAACAGAAATTAAACTAAATTCTTGGAATACATCTCCTTTCTTTGAAGATATTGCTTTTATCGGTATAGAAGAAGGCTTAAGTTTTGATTTTGTGTTTTCTAATACTAATAATGCTAATCCTGCAGCAGGTCTTTTGGGTTGGTCCCATCTACGAAGTACACAAATAGGGACTGATAAAATTTTAACAGAAATGGCACTTTCTAATCTAGATCCCATCAGTTCAGGGTTAGCAATAGTGGTTAATGAAGAAGCAGATAATAACCCCTATACTCCTGAACAAATCGCTCAATTTCCCTCTGGGGTTACAGAAGATTTATTAAAGGCAAATCTACGGAGTGCAGGAACCATAGGAACTACAGGAAGCACTGTAGGATGGTTTCCGGGAGCAACGGGATTTAAGTTACCTTTAGGGCCTGGTAATTATTCCATATGGTTAAGACAAGGAAGTGACATCAGAATTAGTGTAGAATTAGATTTCAATACCCAAAAAGTCTCCGAACCTAGAAGTGTTTTAGGTCTTACTTTAGTATTAGGATTAGGATTAGTCACTGTAATCAGTAAAAGAAAATTTAATTAA
- a CDS encoding crossover junction endodeoxyribonuclease RuvC, with translation MSDKIWLGIDPGLAIVGWAILQENASETPLIIDYGTIETSKKLSTCKRLTEIERDLQYLVQEFDPNGIAIEMPFFNRTIKAAGGVLQALGVINLVCYREAKIEPIFLHQASWKCHLGHGRATKQEVAQMVGNLFNLENLPIDDSVDAIAIAYAGLCGLTNNI, from the coding sequence ATGTCTGATAAAATTTGGTTAGGAATTGATCCAGGATTAGCAATTGTTGGCTGGGCAATATTACAAGAAAACGCCTCAGAAACTCCCTTAATTATTGATTATGGAACCATTGAAACCTCAAAAAAGTTATCTACTTGCAAGAGATTAACAGAAATTGAGAGAGATTTACAATATTTAGTACAAGAATTTGACCCTAATGGAATTGCTATTGAAATGCCATTTTTTAACCGAACAATTAAAGCAGCAGGAGGAGTATTGCAAGCATTAGGCGTAATTAATTTAGTCTGTTATCGAGAGGCAAAAATTGAGCCAATATTTTTACATCAAGCTAGTTGGAAATGTCATCTAGGCCATGGACGCGCTACTAAACAAGAAGTAGCCCAAATGGTGGGAAATTTGTTTAATTTAGAGAATTTACCTATTGATGATAGTGTAGATGCGATCGCTATTGCTTATGCCGGTTTATGTGGCCTAACAAATAATATTTGA
- a CDS encoding DUF4351 domain-containing protein codes for MAYDNLCKYLSEKYPNYFASWILGEKLSEVTVLKTELNIDPIRADSVTFLRTQERILHLEFQVKISQETPMPLRMLNYWVRLYWQYRLPITQVLIWLKPTQNQAAFENRFVLESTHHQYQVMRMWEQSPDLFLQETALLPLATLTATENPANLLKQVADEIAKIEVTELRQEVASCSQILAGLRFKQNIIHQFLREDMMQESVIYQEIIQKGLEQGLEQGLEQGLEQGLEQGLEQGKQAEVSLIIRQLNRRIGQINSIFSEQIYQLSFAELETLGEALLDFDSERDLITWLSDK; via the coding sequence ATGGCATATGATAATTTATGTAAATATTTATCAGAAAAATACCCGAACTATTTTGCGAGTTGGATTTTAGGGGAAAAACTATCAGAAGTAACTGTCCTTAAAACTGAGTTAAATATTGATCCAATTAGGGCTGATTCTGTTACTTTTTTACGCACTCAAGAAAGAATTCTTCATTTAGAATTTCAGGTTAAAATTTCGCAAGAAACTCCTATGCCTTTACGGATGCTAAATTATTGGGTAAGATTATATTGGCAGTATCGTTTACCAATTACTCAAGTGTTAATTTGGTTAAAACCTACTCAAAATCAGGCAGCTTTTGAGAATCGGTTTGTCTTAGAGTCTACCCATCATCAATATCAAGTTATGAGGATGTGGGAACAGTCTCCAGACTTGTTTCTCCAGGAAACAGCGTTACTTCCTTTAGCCACATTAACTGCGACAGAAAATCCGGCTAATTTATTGAAACAAGTTGCTGATGAAATTGCTAAAATAGAAGTAACTGAACTTAGACAAGAAGTTGCCAGTTGTAGCCAAATCTTAGCCGGTTTGCGCTTTAAACAGAATATAATTCATCAATTTTTGCGAGAGGATATGATGCAAGAATCTGTTATTTATCAAGAAATCATTCAAAAAGGACTCGAACAGGGACTCGAACAGGGACTCGAACAGGGACTCGAACAAGGACTCGAACAAGGACTCGAACAAGGAAAACAAGCAGAAGTTTCTTTAATTATTCGCCAACTAAATCGTCGGATTGGTCAGATTAATTCTATTTTTTCTGAGCAAATTTATCAGCTATCTTTTGCTGAATTAGAAACACTAGGAGAAGCGTTATTAGACTTTGATTCAGAAAGAGATTTAATAACTTGGTTAAGTGATAAGTAA